One Odontesthes bonariensis isolate fOdoBon6 chromosome 17, fOdoBon6.hap1, whole genome shotgun sequence genomic window carries:
- the ccdc177 gene encoding coiled-coil domain-containing protein 177, with protein MVDPSDAEEQNKCKGPQLDTPAVATEDARLPEQADGTTTEEEGDAGFETPPTGSSETSPCHAASPVGPEVTSQGAAPQQPQTQTDTDLSPKLHLDLYNFDSPAAEGSRYVLTSPRSLEACARCGVKPVELLTRPLTDFAREAPGRSMRVATGLFEVYERDRHAKLRQCREERERIVREEKRRILQAAVNSSSASSSSVDKVSSGSSLPPKSGTVASSSVPNPGTSPKVTASGQTSRAGSAILSKAPASTLNTSPKSTHPGSTPSSKSSSTTTTPPARGGFQGSAKHSMSSSSEHVKIPRPLSYGPPPVARKPSGGKPSNTFPRSTSKPPSFPRANTTLSSSVSKPAVPSSGTPPNDVTRGPFSQHNGHLGSQPKVRGKSHSLESLQRRMDPICSSASTTTTTTTCTSSESGASSSYSWDGGRDHWAKASSPRARTMATFNSLMGRSLSLGDLSHSPQTTQKVERIVKEVRRRGLKAVSERDRKIAALMLARYQEEDIMSQTRYVAHLQWDSDRRMEELRREQEEREKQRAVLQCQRVWQTQVSIRQRRLSQQERDSAAAKMRQAEESEERWRELAEQQERNRLLRLQQAAREEKHKKALQEQNLKALEEERAAMLEQERLLLKEKLTMAELKRQEKEHQAQEERRGLNKAEKRRHAALRQEIARREQEEREEARRAAEEKLSRSLENYEQIVERRGQELKEKAKREEKQIQKARKAAEKREKQQQQLLEARVREAEKRAQQAALVAEEKAKEKAQRAIQSRQEKERLQRLNRQRVEDEEKQRRLELLQSIERKLEKSEQIFREKRAVLESARSVAQASFHVRDKVREETNMRTFDKMALEAQLKANLNEK; from the coding sequence ATGGTTGACCCCTCGGATGCTGAGGAGCAGAATAAGTGTAAAGGCCCGCAACTTGACACACCGGCTGTGGCCACAGAGGACGCTCGACTGCCAGAACAGGCCGATGGCACAACAACAGAGGAAGAAGGGGATGCCGGTTTTGAGACGCCGCCCACTGGCAGCTCCGAGACAAGCCCCTGCCACGCTGCATCGCCGGTGGGGCCAGAGGTCACCTCTCAGGGCGCAGCGCCTCAGCAACCACAGACTCAGACCGACACAGACCTGTCCCCCAAATTGCACCTGGACCTGTACAACTTTGATTCGCCAGCCGCAGAGGGCAGCCGCTATGTGTTGACGAGCCCTCGCTCTCTGGAGGCATGTGCTCGATGTGGGGTCAAACCTGTGGAGCTGCTGACCCGCCCGCTCACCGACTTTGCCCGGGAGGCTCCTGGCCGCTCAATGCGTGTTGCTACCGGTCTGTTTGAAGTGTATGAGAGGGACCGACATGCAAAACTGAGGCAATGCagagaagagagggagaggatTGTTAGGGAGGAAAAAAGAAGGATACTGCAGGCGGCGGTCAACAGCAGCAGTGCGTCTTCGTCCTCTGTGGATAAAGTGTCCTCTGGCTCTAGCCTGCCTCCTAAATCTGGGACAGTGGCCTCCAGCTCAGTTCCCAATCCGGGAACGTCCCCTAAAGTCACAGCGTCAGGTCAAACCTCTAGAGCAGGTTCCGCTATTTTATCAAAAGCTCCTGCCTCCACTCTCAATACCTCCCCTAAATCTACCCACCCAGGATCTACCCCGTCCTCAAAATCTAGTTCCACAACCACTACTCCACCTGCCAGGGGTGGATTTCAAGGGTCTGCCAAACATTCAATGTCCTCGTCATCTGAGCATGTTAAAATCCCACGGCCACTCTCATATGGCCCTCCTCCAGTGGCCAGGAAGCCCTCTGGTGGTAAACCCTCAAACACATTTCCACGATCAACATCCAAACCTCCCTCCTTCCCCAGAGCCAACACCACATTATCATCATCAGTGTCAAAGCCTGCAGTTCCGAGCTCTGGCACACCTCCGAATGACGTAACAAGAGGGCCGTTCTCTCAGCACAACGGACATCTTGGGTCTCAACCCAAGGTGCGAGGAAAAAGCCATTCGCTGGAGTCTTTGCAGCGAAGGATGGATCCCATCTGCTCTTCAGCCTCCACAACCACAACTACGACGACATGCACCTCCTCAGAGTCGGGTGCCTCCTCTTCTTACAGTTGGGATGGTGGGCGAGATCACTGGGCTAAAGCATCCAGTCCTCGAGCTCGCACTATGGCCACTTTCAACTCCCTAATGGGCCGCAGCCTCAGCCTTGGTGATCTGAGCCACTCCCCTCAGACAACACAGAAGGTGGAGCGCATAGTGAAGGAGGTGAGACGTCGAGGCCTGAAGGCCGTGTCCGAGCGTGACCGCAAGATTGCAGCTTTGATGCTTGCCAGGTATCAAGAGGAAGACATCATGAGTCAGACCCGCTACGTGGCTCACCTTCAGTGGGATAGTGACCGCAGGATGGAGGAGCTACGTCGAGagcaggaggagagggagaagcAGCGTGCTGTGCTTCAGTGTCAGCGAGTATGGCAGACACAAGTGTCGATACGCCAGCGGAGGCTCAGCCAGCAGGAGCGAGACTCAGCGGCTGCCAAGATGCGACAGGCTGAGGAGAGTGAGGAGCGATGGAGGGAGCTTGCAGAGCAGCAGGAACGCAACCGTCTATTGAGGTTACAGCAGGCAGCGCGAGAGGAGAAGCACAAGAAAGCTCTCCAGGAACAGAACCTGAAGGccctggaggaggagagggctGCCATGTTAGAGCAGgagaggctgctgctgaaagagAAGCTCACCATGGCTGAGCTGAAGAGGCAAGAGAAAGAGCACCAGGCCCAGGAGGAGAGGCGAGGTCTGAACAAAGCGGAGAAGAGACGCCACGCCGCCCTGAGACAAGAAATTGCCCGCAGAGAGCaagaagagagagaagaggccaggagggcagcagaggagaaGCTCAGCCGCTCCCTTGAGAATTACGAACAGATTGTTGAACGACGAGGGCAGGAGCTGAAAGAAAAAGCCAAGCGTGAGGAGAAGCAGATCCAGAAAGCTCGCAAGGCAGCAGAGAAGCgtgagaagcagcagcagcaactgcTGGAGGCTCGCGTGAGGGAGGCAGAGAAACGTGCCCAGCAGGCCGCTCTGGTGGCCGAGGAGAAGGCCAAGGAGAAAGCTCAGCGGGCCATCCAGAGCCGACAGGAGAAGGAGAGACTCCAAAGGCTCAACAGGCAGCGCGTAGAAGATGAGGAGAAGCAGAGGCGTCTGGAGCTGCTCCAGTCCATCGAGAGAAAGCTGGAGAAGAGTGAGCAGATCTTCAGGGAAAAGAGGGCGGTGTTAGAGAGCGCCCGCTCCGTGGCTCAAGCATCCTTTCATGTGCGAGATAAAGTGCGGGAGGAGACCAACATGCGCACCTTTGACAAAATGGCCCTGGAAGCTCAGCTCAAAGCCAACCTCAATGAGAAATAA
- the LOC142366159 gene encoding uncharacterized protein LOC142366159 isoform X2, which translates to MLLDGRLAAVLLISGVSSFLVPPPANVTVSCQNLKTTVHWDYSRGQPQTSFKVKIETSNGKSHEGYTSDHLYDLSDFVWQSEAHYMDFMCVKVTAIQGGNKSEAVPSNSFSFNDFKAVDTKCVLDFPPVDVNENENGASVRFPNPFYFYEKLKRSVKPHAANGPTFTFSTKFGDFQRESPACTVSRICEVDVTFPEGVERCVTLEGYYRTRKDLTRVMFRETDTICVTEENVVLLAAVPASVIALTIVVVVIIICVVKAWTMSTDDLPKPLIFDKKTQRPDDSKVGEMNILVPKPEICPVPFHKPVKTPNDHSGNFLDSSARSDSSQSVTCSTERKQLYDGRGQDLESENGTDNVSSNDSTNTECIYTDCEDEEEDSPSPYDAPHCIRVDLGDGDMVDGYSMRGMEL; encoded by the exons ATGCTGCTGGATGGTAGGCTGGCTGCTGTGCTTCTGATCAGCGGCGTTTCCTCTTTCCTTG TTCCTCCTCCAGCGAATGTAACTGTGAGCTGCCAAAATCTGAAAACCACCGTCCATTGGGATTACAGCAGAGGGCAACCGCAAACCAGTTTCAAAGTAAAAATCGAAACATCTAATGG AAAGAGTCATGAGGGCTATACGAGTGATCATCTGTATGATCTCAGCGACTTTGTCTGGCAGTCTGAGGCACACTACATGGACTTCATGTGTGTCAAAGTAACCGCCATTCAAGGAGGCAACAAGTCTGAAGCAGTACCATCAAACTCATTCTCCTTCAATGATTTTAAGGCGGTCGATACAAAAT GTGTTTTAGATTTCCCTCCAGTTGATGTAAATGAGAATGAGAACGGGGCTTCGGTAAGGTTCCCGAATCCCTTCTACTTCTATGAAAAACTGAAGCGGTCTGTCAAACCACATGCTGCCAATGGACCCACATTCACTTTCTCTACAAAGTTT GGAGATTTTCAGCGAGAATCTCCAGCATGCACAGTGAGTCGCATCTGTGAAGTTGATGTGACATTCCCCGAGGGCGTGGAGAGGTGTGTCACGCTGGAAGGATATTACCGCACAAGAAAAGATCTTACTAGAGTAATGTTCAGAGAGACCGACACAATCTGTGTCACTG AGGAAAATGTGGTTTTGCTTGCTGCTGTGCCGGCATCTGTCATTGCCCTTACAATCGTTGTGGTAGTGATTATCATCTGTGTGGTAAAAGCCTGGACCATGTCGACAGACGATCTTCCCAAGCCTCTG ATCTTTGACAAAAAGACTCAAAGACCAGACGACAGTAAAGTGGGCGAAATGAATATTCTTGTTCCCAAACCAGAGATTTGTCCGGTCCCTTTCCACAAGCCTGTCAAGACACCTAACGATCACTCAGGGAATTTTCTGGACAGCAGTGCCAGGTCAGACTCCAGCCAATCTGTCACGTGCTCCACTGAAAGAAAACAACTTTATGACGGCAGAGGTCAGGATCTGGAATCTGAAAATGGGACTGACAATGTGTCTTCAAATGACTCAACGAACACTGAGTGTATTTACACTGATTGTGAAGACGAGGAGGAAGACTCTCCATCGCCCTACGATGCTCCACACTGTATTAGGGTGGACTTGGGTGATGGAGACATGGTTGATGGTTACTCCATGAGAGGGATGGAATTGTAG
- the LOC142366159 gene encoding uncharacterized protein LOC142366159 isoform X1: MLLDGRLAAVLLISGVSSFLVPPPANVTVSCQNLKTTVHWDYSRGQPQTSFKVKIETSNGKSHEGYTSDHLYDLSDFVWQSEAHYMDFMCVKVTAIQGGNKSEAVPSNSFSFNDFKAVDTKCVLDFPPVDVNENENGASVRFPNPFYFYEKLKRSVKPHAANGPTFTFSTKFGDFQRESPACTVSRICEVDVTFPEGVERCVTLEGYYRTRKDLTRVMFRETDTICVTAEENVVLLAAVPASVIALTIVVVVIIICVVKAWTMSTDDLPKPLIFDKKTQRPDDSKVGEMNILVPKPEICPVPFHKPVKTPNDHSGNFLDSSARSDSSQSVTCSTERKQLYDGRGQDLESENGTDNVSSNDSTNTECIYTDCEDEEEDSPSPYDAPHCIRVDLGDGDMVDGYSMRGMEL; encoded by the exons ATGCTGCTGGATGGTAGGCTGGCTGCTGTGCTTCTGATCAGCGGCGTTTCCTCTTTCCTTG TTCCTCCTCCAGCGAATGTAACTGTGAGCTGCCAAAATCTGAAAACCACCGTCCATTGGGATTACAGCAGAGGGCAACCGCAAACCAGTTTCAAAGTAAAAATCGAAACATCTAATGG AAAGAGTCATGAGGGCTATACGAGTGATCATCTGTATGATCTCAGCGACTTTGTCTGGCAGTCTGAGGCACACTACATGGACTTCATGTGTGTCAAAGTAACCGCCATTCAAGGAGGCAACAAGTCTGAAGCAGTACCATCAAACTCATTCTCCTTCAATGATTTTAAGGCGGTCGATACAAAAT GTGTTTTAGATTTCCCTCCAGTTGATGTAAATGAGAATGAGAACGGGGCTTCGGTAAGGTTCCCGAATCCCTTCTACTTCTATGAAAAACTGAAGCGGTCTGTCAAACCACATGCTGCCAATGGACCCACATTCACTTTCTCTACAAAGTTT GGAGATTTTCAGCGAGAATCTCCAGCATGCACAGTGAGTCGCATCTGTGAAGTTGATGTGACATTCCCCGAGGGCGTGGAGAGGTGTGTCACGCTGGAAGGATATTACCGCACAAGAAAAGATCTTACTAGAGTAATGTTCAGAGAGACCGACACAATCTGTGTCACTG CAGAGGAAAATGTGGTTTTGCTTGCTGCTGTGCCGGCATCTGTCATTGCCCTTACAATCGTTGTGGTAGTGATTATCATCTGTGTGGTAAAAGCCTGGACCATGTCGACAGACGATCTTCCCAAGCCTCTG ATCTTTGACAAAAAGACTCAAAGACCAGACGACAGTAAAGTGGGCGAAATGAATATTCTTGTTCCCAAACCAGAGATTTGTCCGGTCCCTTTCCACAAGCCTGTCAAGACACCTAACGATCACTCAGGGAATTTTCTGGACAGCAGTGCCAGGTCAGACTCCAGCCAATCTGTCACGTGCTCCACTGAAAGAAAACAACTTTATGACGGCAGAGGTCAGGATCTGGAATCTGAAAATGGGACTGACAATGTGTCTTCAAATGACTCAACGAACACTGAGTGTATTTACACTGATTGTGAAGACGAGGAGGAAGACTCTCCATCGCCCTACGATGCTCCACACTGTATTAGGGTGGACTTGGGTGATGGAGACATGGTTGATGGTTACTCCATGAGAGGGATGGAATTGTAG